The following proteins are co-located in the Candidatus Deferrimicrobiaceae bacterium genome:
- a CDS encoding flagellar motor protein MotB, which yields MARKKKPPEHSNSERWLVSYADFMTLLFAFFTAMYAISNADTEKLQKLMKSMAGAFGGAQTAAALKPVTPESGKVPFSAQFQSDPASPVSLNIGRVTEEQVLKVIQERVEQYLVRGIDEGKVKVVISDRGLIISIDDADLFHPGAADINPKAQAMLADIGLSLVDLPNFVRVEGHTDNTPLRGGVFPSNWELSSARAARIVRFLVDKVRFPPERLCAAGYAEYRPTATNGTEQGRASNRKVDIIVLKNRLSMTEP from the coding sequence ATGGCACGAAAGAAAAAGCCCCCGGAACATTCCAACAGCGAGCGGTGGCTCGTCTCCTACGCCGACTTCATGACGCTGTTGTTCGCCTTCTTCACCGCGATGTATGCGATCTCCAACGCCGACACCGAGAAGCTGCAGAAACTGATGAAGTCGATGGCGGGCGCGTTCGGCGGCGCTCAGACGGCCGCGGCGCTCAAGCCCGTCACGCCCGAGTCGGGCAAGGTCCCGTTCTCGGCCCAGTTCCAGTCCGACCCCGCCAGCCCGGTCAGCCTGAACATCGGCCGGGTCACCGAGGAACAGGTGCTCAAGGTCATCCAGGAGCGGGTCGAGCAATACCTGGTCCGCGGGATCGACGAGGGAAAGGTCAAGGTCGTCATCTCCGATCGGGGGCTCATCATCTCGATCGACGACGCAGACCTCTTCCATCCCGGCGCGGCCGACATCAACCCCAAGGCCCAGGCGATGCTGGCCGATATCGGGTTGTCGCTGGTCGACCTGCCCAACTTCGTCCGCGTCGAGGGGCACACCGACAACACCCCGCTGCGCGGCGGCGTCTTCCCCTCGAACTGGGAGCTGTCCTCGGCGCGCGCCGCCCGGATCGTCCGCTTCCTGGTCGACAAGGTCCGTTTCCCCCCCGAGCGACTCTGCGCCGCCGGGTACGCCGAATACCGGCCGACGGCGACCAACGGGACCGAGCAGGGGAGAGCCTCCAACCGGAAGGTCGATATCATCGTGCTGAAGAACCGCCTCTCGATGACGGAACCATAA
- a CDS encoding flagellar motor protein, with product MDLSAIIGIICGVGAILLGQALEGGSIKSLIQPTAFIIVIGGALGATLASFPLSAAKMALGALRKVFFSGADKGPEYVQEIIRYAAKARKNGIISLEADIKVAKDPFLQKALRFVVDGVDPKVLQGIMETELNKLEEEGEIPVKFFEAFGGYLPTIGIIGAVLGLIQVMQNLNDPSKLGEGIAVAFVATVYGLVAANIFMFPWAGKLKIRHKEEMTIKAMILEGVLAMQAGEHPQIIEERLKAYINMAEPKKK from the coding sequence TTGGACCTTTCAGCAATCATCGGAATCATCTGCGGCGTCGGCGCGATCCTCCTGGGCCAAGCGCTCGAGGGCGGCAGCATCAAGTCGCTGATCCAGCCGACGGCGTTCATCATCGTCATCGGGGGGGCGTTGGGGGCGACATTGGCCAGCTTCCCGCTGTCCGCTGCGAAGATGGCGCTGGGCGCCCTGCGCAAGGTGTTTTTCTCCGGCGCCGACAAGGGCCCCGAGTACGTCCAGGAAATCATCCGCTATGCGGCCAAGGCGCGCAAGAACGGCATCATCTCGCTCGAGGCCGACATCAAGGTGGCCAAGGACCCCTTTCTCCAGAAGGCGCTCCGCTTCGTCGTCGACGGGGTCGATCCCAAGGTGTTGCAGGGCATCATGGAGACCGAGCTGAACAAGCTGGAAGAAGAGGGCGAGATCCCGGTCAAGTTCTTCGAAGCCTTCGGCGGCTACCTGCCGACGATCGGCATCATCGGTGCCGTGCTCGGACTCATCCAGGTCATGCAGAATCTCAACGATCCCTCGAAGCTGGGCGAGGGGATCGCGGTCGCCTTCGTCGCCACCGTCTACGGCCTGGTCGCCGCGAACATCTTCATGTTCCCCTGGGCCGGCAAGCTGAAGATCCGCCACAAGGAAGAGATGACCATCAAAGCCATGATCCTCGAGGGCGTGCTCGCGATGCAGGCGGGCGAGCATCCCCAGATCATCGAGGAGCGGCTCAAGGCCTACATCAACATGGCCGAACCGAAAAAGAAGTAA
- a CDS encoding sigma-54 dependent transcriptional regulator produces MKKSLLIAEDEDITASLLRKVFSRPDLELYIARDGAEAIRMLDRQPVDVVLTDVKMPGADGTQVLEHARKVNPDCEVILMTGFGSVEAAVHAMKLGAFHYVTKPFDTEEVARLVDRLLDVTRVKRENVQLKSQARDHWAIANIIGVSDPIRAVISMIRKVADTDSTILITGESGTGKELVARAIHYLSPRAERMLVPINCSAIPAELLESELFGHVKGAFTGAHMARAGRFEMAHNGTLFLDEIGEMSPHLQSKLLRVLQERSFTPVGGNKPIQVDVRVVAATNKDLDEAMRKGEFREDLFYRLNVIPLRIPPLRERPEDIPLLVEHFIKKFDRDKGRSVEGIRPEAMAILRQMPWTGNIRELENVIERAVVLKGSGWIEPSDLPDRPRHAANGATPAAPTLGEEGLDIKAATEEFENGLIRQALSMSNGNKNKAAALLGLKRTTFVEMLKRKQLDA; encoded by the coding sequence ATGAAAAAATCGCTGCTGATCGCCGAGGACGAGGACATCACCGCAAGCCTTCTCCGGAAGGTCTTTTCCCGCCCCGATCTCGAATTGTACATCGCCCGGGACGGCGCCGAGGCGATCCGCATGCTCGACCGCCAGCCGGTCGACGTCGTGCTGACCGACGTCAAGATGCCCGGGGCCGACGGCACTCAGGTGCTCGAACACGCGCGCAAGGTCAATCCCGACTGCGAGGTCATCCTGATGACCGGCTTCGGCTCGGTCGAGGCCGCCGTCCATGCGATGAAGCTGGGGGCGTTCCACTACGTCACCAAGCCGTTCGACACCGAGGAGGTCGCCCGACTCGTCGACCGCCTGCTCGACGTGACGCGTGTCAAGCGCGAGAACGTCCAGCTCAAGTCGCAGGCCCGCGACCATTGGGCCATCGCCAACATCATCGGGGTCAGCGACCCGATCCGCGCCGTGATCTCGATGATCCGCAAGGTCGCCGACACCGACTCGACCATCCTCATCACCGGCGAGAGCGGCACCGGCAAGGAGCTGGTCGCCCGGGCGATCCATTACCTCAGTCCGCGCGCCGAGCGCATGCTGGTCCCCATCAACTGCTCGGCGATCCCGGCCGAGTTGCTCGAAAGCGAACTGTTCGGACACGTCAAGGGCGCCTTCACCGGGGCCCACATGGCGCGCGCCGGCCGCTTCGAGATGGCGCACAACGGCACCCTCTTCCTAGACGAGATCGGCGAGATGAGCCCCCACCTGCAGTCCAAGCTGCTGCGGGTCCTCCAGGAACGTTCGTTCACGCCGGTCGGGGGAAACAAGCCGATCCAGGTCGACGTCCGGGTCGTCGCGGCCACCAACAAGGACCTCGACGAGGCGATGCGCAAGGGCGAGTTCCGCGAAGACCTCTTTTATCGCCTCAACGTCATCCCGCTGCGCATCCCGCCGCTCCGCGAGCGGCCCGAGGACATCCCCCTGCTCGTCGAGCACTTCATCAAGAAGTTCGATCGCGACAAGGGACGCTCGGTCGAGGGAATCCGGCCTGAAGCGATGGCCATCCTCCGGCAGATGCCCTGGACCGGCAACATCCGCGAGCTCGAGAACGTCATCGAGCGGGCGGTCGTCCTCAAGGGCTCGGGCTGGATCGAGCCGTCCGACCTCCCCGACCGGCCGCGCCACGCGGCCAACGGCGCCACTCCCGCAGCCCCGACGCTGGGCGAGGAAGGACTCGACATCAAGGCGGCGACCGAGGAATTCGAGAACGGCCTCATCCGCCAGGCGCTCTCGATGTCGAACGGCAACAAGAACAAGGCGGCGGCGCTGCTCGGCCTCAAGCGCACCACCTTCGTCGAAATGCTCAAGCGCAAACAGCTCGACGCCTGA
- a CDS encoding tetratricopeptide repeat protein, translating to MKTSPSGYRRTLPLALLLCLLAILSSARAESAAVRLPPVPEAPELGWVRRPFFEALPPWDLDPVLFPAASRAIPAKPSGPAETAWTLLREADEKGKSARNKESASRPLDDAARLYLRAYAADKNGAIGFLGLRMAARSYFQGGRYAEAAGVATTLIRRSGGRGADLPYYLLKGEALYQKRDLLAARECFRRAQAGKFDPYTRMRIDRRIADASLELGNTAYAEPAYRKTLRDPAVQRKQPWPSIRYGESLLGAGRFEEAATLFRNLDTDQVPPPVRAAALLGAGDAALLGGNLPGAGLSYRRAGGTGDFPETRDWVRLRLADLAFAGGNRAEALKGYSALSCASGRSVAREAGYKKAVALYLLGDNAAVVKASEDWLARNAGRAGDKEIRALAAKAGADFVRAAAKTNPSGGWPALSAMLFAIGRTKELPALLGDIGKEWEDARIWGGAADLYNAAGDAGRSADMKRIAAAEAAYWRGDFPGVLRELDWRDPSREHTAGALWLAAKTLFRQGRYAEADAALRRLESVRADAPVVSDGTPFPPARELSAFSRALPGRWAGMGDEFRGAPSQGPVPGLSMLKAMAEPKKEKPPAGKRPAKPARSTPGADLYADYHRIRERVGRINAEEGTTP from the coding sequence ATGAAAACGTCCCCTTCCGGATATCGTCGCACCCTTCCGCTGGCGCTGCTTTTGTGCCTGCTCGCAATCCTGTCTTCGGCCCGTGCGGAATCGGCTGCCGTCCGACTGCCGCCGGTCCCGGAGGCGCCCGAGCTGGGGTGGGTGCGCCGGCCTTTTTTCGAGGCGCTGCCCCCCTGGGATCTCGATCCGGTCCTCTTCCCCGCCGCCTCGCGCGCGATCCCGGCCAAGCCCTCGGGTCCCGCCGAAACCGCCTGGACACTGCTCCGCGAGGCAGACGAAAAAGGGAAGTCCGCGCGGAATAAAGAGAGCGCGTCCCGCCCGCTCGATGATGCCGCCCGGCTCTACCTGCGCGCGTATGCGGCCGACAAGAACGGGGCCATCGGCTTCCTCGGGCTGCGCATGGCGGCGCGAAGCTATTTCCAAGGCGGCCGCTACGCCGAGGCGGCCGGCGTCGCCACGACGCTCATCCGCCGATCGGGCGGCCGGGGCGCCGACCTTCCGTACTACCTGCTCAAGGGCGAGGCGCTCTACCAGAAACGCGACCTGCTGGCAGCCCGGGAATGTTTCCGCCGGGCGCAGGCCGGCAAGTTCGATCCCTACACCCGCATGCGCATCGATCGCCGGATCGCCGATGCCAGCCTCGAGCTGGGCAACACCGCCTACGCCGAGCCCGCTTATCGGAAGACGCTTCGCGACCCGGCCGTCCAGCGGAAACAACCCTGGCCCTCGATCCGCTACGGCGAGTCGCTTCTCGGCGCGGGCCGGTTCGAGGAGGCGGCGACGCTGTTCCGGAACCTCGACACGGACCAAGTGCCACCGCCCGTTCGGGCCGCCGCCCTCCTCGGTGCGGGGGACGCCGCCCTGCTCGGGGGGAACCTTCCCGGCGCCGGGCTCAGCTACCGGCGCGCCGGCGGAACCGGAGATTTCCCCGAGACACGCGACTGGGTGCGGCTGCGCCTGGCCGATCTCGCCTTTGCCGGCGGGAATCGCGCCGAAGCGCTCAAGGGCTATTCCGCACTGTCCTGCGCGTCCGGCAGGTCCGTCGCGCGCGAGGCGGGCTACAAGAAGGCCGTGGCGCTGTATCTGCTCGGCGACAACGCCGCCGTCGTCAAGGCCTCCGAGGACTGGCTCGCGCGCAATGCGGGCCGGGCCGGCGACAAGGAGATACGGGCCCTCGCGGCAAAGGCGGGCGCCGATTTCGTCCGTGCGGCCGCGAAGACCAACCCGTCCGGCGGGTGGCCCGCCCTTTCCGCGATGCTGTTCGCGATCGGCCGTACGAAAGAGCTGCCCGCGCTTCTGGGCGACATCGGCAAGGAATGGGAGGACGCGAGGATATGGGGCGGCGCGGCCGACCTCTACAATGCCGCCGGCGACGCCGGCCGCAGCGCCGACATGAAGCGGATCGCCGCCGCAGAGGCCGCGTACTGGCGGGGGGATTTCCCCGGCGTTCTCCGGGAACTCGACTGGCGGGATCCCTCCCGGGAGCATACCGCCGGCGCCCTCTGGCTCGCGGCAAAGACGTTGTTCCGGCAGGGGCGCTACGCGGAAGCGGACGCCGCCCTCCGTCGCCTCGAATCGGTGCGGGCCGACGCCCCCGTCGTCAGCGACGGCACCCCCTTCCCGCCCGCCCGCGAGCTGTCCGCGTTCAGCCGCGCGCTGCCCGGGCGCTGGGCCGGGATGGGCGACGAATTCAGGGGCGCCCCCTCGCAGGGGCCGGTACCGGGGCTGTCGATGCTGAAGGCGATGGCCGAGCCGAAAAAAGAGAAACCGCCTGCGGGCAAGAGGCCGGCCAAGCCCGCCCGAAGCACGCCGGGGGCCGATTTGTATGCCGACTACCATCGGATCCGGGAGCGCGTCGGACGGATCAACGCGGAGGAGGGAACAACGCCATGA
- a CDS encoding ATP-binding protein, whose product MTAEAAGTALPQAELVHAFRLFEEASASLQSEYAGLRGEVARLRAEVEEKNALLAAEMEEQRRWRLFLTELLERIPGGILVTNPSGELVASNGQAERLLALPESPLPGVMLSSLGEAGKRIAEAARQDGSRTIALEFGSGETVRVEMTRSELPGCAGGTAGYLLLLTDVTDARLRSDQTERAARLASMGEMAAKIAHEVRNPLTACRLFLEMAIQDARQGLPDETLQNLGKLEGVIGAIECTVSNMLGFIRDHRPAAVPIDPGAIARESVDYVRALLDDRAIEARVVDAIAGGEAVSDPGLLRQLFLNLLLNAIQAIPAAPGGRIDIALSERLVQDADGERPYLRFTVRDNGCGIPEPLVSRIFDPFFTTRGEGTGLGLTVVQSILTALGGFAEVNSRPGRGTAFSVLIPRMPRTGGAS is encoded by the coding sequence ATGACCGCCGAAGCGGCAGGAACGGCGCTTCCGCAGGCCGAGCTTGTCCACGCGTTCCGGCTGTTCGAGGAAGCGTCCGCCTCGCTCCAGTCCGAATACGCCGGGCTGCGCGGGGAAGTCGCCCGCCTGCGGGCCGAGGTCGAGGAAAAGAATGCCCTGCTCGCCGCCGAGATGGAGGAACAACGCCGCTGGCGCCTCTTCCTGACGGAGCTGCTCGAGCGGATTCCCGGCGGCATCCTGGTCACGAACCCTTCTGGCGAGCTGGTCGCGAGCAACGGCCAGGCCGAACGGCTGCTGGCGCTTCCCGAATCTCCCCTTCCCGGCGTGATGCTGTCTTCGCTCGGCGAGGCGGGCAAACGCATCGCCGAGGCGGCGCGCCAGGACGGCAGCCGGACGATCGCGCTCGAATTCGGATCGGGCGAAACGGTGCGGGTCGAGATGACGCGCTCCGAACTGCCCGGCTGCGCCGGCGGAACGGCCGGCTACCTGCTGCTGCTGACGGACGTCACGGATGCCCGCCTTCGCAGCGATCAGACCGAGCGCGCCGCGCGTCTCGCCTCGATGGGCGAGATGGCCGCGAAGATCGCCCACGAGGTCCGCAACCCGCTCACCGCCTGCCGCCTGTTCCTCGAAATGGCGATCCAGGATGCGCGGCAAGGGCTCCCCGACGAGACGCTCCAGAATTTGGGCAAGCTCGAAGGGGTCATCGGCGCCATCGAGTGCACGGTCTCCAACATGCTCGGCTTTATTCGCGATCACCGCCCCGCCGCCGTCCCGATCGATCCCGGCGCGATCGCCCGGGAAAGCGTCGATTACGTCCGGGCGCTGCTGGACGATCGCGCCATCGAGGCGCGCGTCGTCGATGCGATCGCCGGTGGCGAAGCGGTCTCCGACCCGGGCCTGTTGCGCCAGCTCTTCCTCAACCTCCTGCTCAACGCGATCCAGGCCATCCCCGCGGCCCCGGGCGGGCGGATCGACATCGCGCTGTCCGAGCGCCTCGTCCAGGACGCCGACGGCGAGCGGCCCTATCTCCGATTTACCGTCCGCGACAACGGATGCGGGATCCCGGAGCCGCTGGTTTCGCGAATCTTCGACCCCTTTTTCACGACGCGCGGCGAGGGAACCGGGCTGGGCCTGACCGTCGTCCAGTCGATCCTGACCGCGCTCGGCGGATTTGCCGAGGTCAACAGCCGTCCCGGCCGGGGAACCGCCTTTTCCGTGCTGATCCCGCGGATGCCGCGAACCGGGGGCGCATCGTGA